A region of the Synergistaceae bacterium genome:
TGTATTTCCCGCCCGATTTCCATCTGCCCCAGATAATTGGCGTTGTTGTAAATTTGGTCCACCCATACCGTGTTCGAGTCCTGTTCTTCTTCGAGGGCGCAATCTTTCTTCCCCGCTATGACATAGGGAAGGTCCGTATTTTCTTGAAAGGCGGCTTTCGCGTCTTCTGGCAGATATTTATTGGGCTCGCTGGATATGGCTACCTCGGGGCCGTAAGCTTGAGTGATTTTCAGCCTGGCGTCGACGCCGTCAGTGAAATTGTAGCGGTACAAAAATATTTTCGACTTGTATCCCTTGACGGCACAGACCAACGCTACGGCGGGCGCCGTGTTGCCAGCGGAGGCCTCGACGACTCGACCCCCCGGCAGAAGTTTTTTTCCGTTCCAGGTATCGCCTTTTTCAGCGGCCTCCACCATCGCGAGAGCCATTCTGTCTTTATAACTTCCGCTGGGGTTCAGGTGCTCGAGCTTGACGAATACATTCGCTTCAACATCTTTTCCTACTTTATTGAGTTTCAGTAGAGGTGTCTTTCCAATTGCGTCGAGCACGCTGTCAATATAGTCCATTTTTCTGCTGACCTCTCTTTTTAAATTTATTCTTCTCACCTTGAATAAAAACGTGGAACACGAGACGTCAAAGTCGCCGTAACTTCCGATATGGAGGCCGGGTAAAGATCGGCGTAATGATAAACGTACTGCTCTTGACCCTGATCTTGGCCGAAAATCGTGACGACATCGCCCTCTTTTGCCTCCGGGATGTCCGTTACGTCGAGAATCGTGGTGTCGCAGCATATTTTCCCGATAATCGGCGATTTTTTCCCTCGGACGATCATCGCTCCTCTGTTGGAGATGCTGCGTCTCAGGCCGTCCGCATAGCCGA
Encoded here:
- a CDS encoding cysteine synthase family protein encodes the protein MDYIDSVLDAIGKTPLLKLNKVGKDVEANVFVKLEHLNPSGSYKDRMALAMVEAAEKGDTWNGKKLLPGGRVVEASAGNTAPAVALVCAVKGYKSKIFLYRYNFTDGVDARLKITQAYGPEVAISSEPNKYLPEDAKAAFQENTDLPYVIAGKKDCALEEEQDSNTVWVDQIYNNANYLGQMEIGREIHAQLDGKIDAFGCSVSSGASLYGTCLGLEEKGLRPAVTFGVVPEGSEQYFDLQNEESGKNEFHVSDVKKKIAGAMGLDKWVTQQSIVEQMVAAGYPDKFFCVTAEDARAMANRLCSEEGIYCGMSSGANVAIALKIASRLKKGQNVVTLIVDRRDRYLSEYPNDKYVV